The following DNA comes from Micromonospora chokoriensis.
ATGCGTTCCAGCTCGTCGTGCAGGATGTCCCGGGTCATCGCGTCCAACGCGCCGAACGGCTCGTCCATCAACAGCACCGGGGTGTCCAGGGCCAACGTGCGGGCCAGCGCGACGCGTTGGCGCATTCCGCCGGAGAGCTCGTGGGGGCGCTTGCGGCCGAAGTCGGCCAGGTGCACCGTACGCAGCAGTTCGGCGACCCGCTCGCGCCGCGCGGCCCGGGGCAGTCGGCGCAGCTTCAGCGGCACCTCCACGTTGCCGTCGACGGTCAGCCAGGGGAAGAGCGCCGGCTCCTGGAACATCAGCCCCGGGTTGGTGTCACCGTCGAGCGTGATCTGCCCGCCGCTGGGCCGGTCCAGCCCGGCGACCAGGTTCAGCAGGGTGCTCTTGCCGCAGCCGGAGGCACCGACCAGGCAGACGAACTCGCCGGGCGCGACGTCCAGCGACACACCGTCGAGGGCCAGTACGGCGTTCGCGCCGCGCCCGTACACCTTGGTCACGCCGGAGAGCGCGACCGCTGTGGTCGCGCTCTGCGGCGTCGTCGTGGTCGACGTCATGGCTGGACGACCTCGGGCTTGCCGGCGGCCTTGAGCGCGTTGTTGAGGTATTTCAGGTCGTACAGACCGTCGAGGTCGACCGGTTCGGTCAGCTTGACGTCGACGGCGTGGTCGAGGCCGGCCTTGAGCGAGGTCGCGATCGGGTCGTTGGTGAACTCCAACGTCGGCCATGCCTGCTTGATGAGCTTCAGGTCCAGCGGCTTCCCGGTGATCTTCCCGATCGCGTCGGAGATGGCCTGCTGGGCCTCCTCGGGCTTGCTGTTGACGAACTCGTTCGCGGCGACCTGGCCGTCGACCAGCTTCTGCACGACGTCCGGGTGCGCCTTGAGGAACTTCGTGCTGACCAGCAGGTTGGTGATGACGAACTTCCTGTCCGGCCACAGGTCGCGCTCGTCGACGAGCACCTTGCCACCGGCGTTGACCAGGCGGGAGACGAACGGTTCGGGCACCCAGGCGCCGTCGATCGCGCCGCTGTTGAACGTCTCGATCGTCTGGGCGTTCTCCTGCGGCACGATCTTGACATCGCCGCCACCCTCCTTCGTGGTGGTCAGCCCCTGCTGCTTGAGCCAGTAGCGGATCGCGACGTCCTGGGTGTTGCCCAGCTGCGGGGTGGCGATCTTCTTGCCCTTCAGGTCCGGTACGCCGTTGATGGCGGGCTTGACCACCAGGGCGACACCGCCGGAGGCCGCGCCGGAGACGACCCGGACGGCCTCACCCTTGGACTTGGAGAAGGCGTTCACCGTCGGGTTCGGACCGATGTAGGTGGCGTCCAGCGCGCCGGAGAAGACGGCCTCGATGGCGGCCGGCCCGGCGTTGAAGGTCTTCGGGTCCAGCTTGACGTTCGCGCCGAGCTTCTCGGCGAAGATGCCCTTCTCCACGCCGACGACCGCCGGCGCGTGGGTGATGTTGGGGAAGTAGCCGAGGCGCAGCGTCACCGGGCCGGAGCTTCCGCTCGCGCCGTTGCCGTCGTCGTCGCCGCACGCGGCAGTGCTGCCCAGGGTCGCCGCGCCGACCACGGTGAGGGTGGCCAGAGTGACCATCCGGCGCAGGGGGGACCGTCTCATCGTCCATCCAATCCGCAGTATTCCTACTTAGTTGGTAGGAAGACTGGGCCAGGCTTCGGTCAGCGTCAAGGCCCATCCACATGACGGGATTCGCGTCTCGGTCATGTCGGTATTTCCTACCAGTTTGCTAGGGTGTCCAGCGCGCGGTGATCGACCGGAGAGGCACCTCCGCGACGACCTCCACTGGTTCCTGGCGAGGGCATCGAGGTGCTCCACCGCGCCGGGGCCGGTCGGCCCTTCGACGTCGCCGGAGCCGCCACCGCGTCGACGGCGGTGGCCTGGCCACCCCGGTCGCGGCGGCTCCGGGGAGGTCGCAGGTGGTGAGGGTGCCGACGCGCTAGGGTCGATCCCGTGGCGCGGAGATCCAGAATTCCAGCGACGAAGTATCCGGTCGAGCGGTTCACCCTCGACAACGGCCTGCGGGTGGTGCTCACCCCTGATCGCAGTGCCCCGGTGATCGGGGTGGCGGTGGTCTACGACGTCGGCATCCGCTCCGAGCCGGAGGGCCGCACCGGCTTCGCCCACCTCTTCGAACACCTGATGTTCCAGGGCTCGGAGAACCTGGAGAAGCTGGCCCACTTCCGGCACGTGCAGGGAGCCGGCGGCACCTTCAACGGGTCCACCCACCTGGACTACACCGACTACTTCGAGACGCTGCCGAGCAACGCGCTGGAACGCGCGCTGTTCCTGGAGGCGGACCGGATGCGCGGCCCCCGGCTGACCGAGGAGAACCTGCGCAACCAGGTCGACGTGGTCAAGGAGGAGATCCGGGTCAACGTCCTCAACCGGCCGTACGGCGGCTTCCCCTGGCTGACCCTCCCACCGGTCATGTTCGACACGTTCCCGAACGCGCACGACGGCTACGGCTCCTTCGACGACCTGGAGTCGGCGACCGTCGCCGACGCCGCGGACTTCTTCCGCCGCTACTACGCCAGCGGCAACGCGGTCCTGGCCGTCAGCGGCGACATCGACGTGGCCGAGGCGACCGAGCTCGTCACCAGGCACTTCGGGGACGTGCCGGCCCGGCTGGCGCCGAAACGACCCGACTTCACCGAGCCCGACCTGACCGCGGAGCGGCGCACCTCATACACCGATGCCCTGGCTCCGCTGCCGGCGGTGGCCGGCGCCTGGCGGGTGCCCGACCCGATCAGCGACTTCGCCGGCTACCTGCCGTACGTGGTGCTGGCCGAGGTGCTCACCGACGGCGACGCCTCGCGGCTGGTCGAACGACTCGTGCAGCGCGACCGCATGGTGACCAGCCTCGGTGGATACCTCGGCTTCATGGGCGACCCGTTCGACGTCCGTGACCCCACCGCCCTGCTGTTGCAGGCGCACCTGCCGCCCGGAGGCGACGTGGACAAGGTGCTGCGCACCATCGACGAGGAGCTGGACCGCCTCGCCACCGACGGGCTGACCGACGGTGAGCTGGCCCGCACTCAGGCCCGCATGGCGACGCACCTGCTGCGCGACACCGACGCGGTGCTCGGCCGCGCGCTGCGGATGGCCGTGCTGGAACAGCAGCGCGGCGAACCGGGCCTGCTCAACGAGCTGCCACGGTTGGTCGGTGAGGTCACCGAGGAGCAGGTCCGGGCCGCCGCCGCCACCCTGCGGCCGGAGCGTCGGGCCGCGATCGAGGTCATCGCCGGAGGTGCCCGATGACCGGGACTGTCGCCGCCGCGCCGCGCACGTTGCCCCCGCTGGGGCCGACCCGCAAGCTCAAGGTGCCCAAGCAGGCCGAGCGCACGCTGCGCAACGGCCTCACCGTGATCGCCGTACGCCGGCCCGCCGTGCCCCTGGTCGAGATGCGGCTCTGGGTGCCGTTCGGGCGGGTCCACCTGGCCCGGGGCGCGATGCTCTCGCAGACGATGCTCTCCGGCACCGAGTCGATGACGAGCGTGCAGCTCGCCGCCGAGTTGCAGAAGGTGGGCGGTGGGCTCTCCGCGGGCGTCGACCCGGACCGGCTGATGCTCTCCGGCGCCGGGCTGGTCACCGGCCTGGACCGGATGCTGGAGCTGCTGGCCGACGTGCTGACCAGCGCCAACTACCCGAGCGACGAGGTCGCCACCGAACGGGACCGCCTGGTCGACCGGATCCAGGTGGCACAGAGTCAGCCGGCGCACCTGGCCCGGGAGGCGCTGCTGAAGCGGATCTACGGCCGTCACCCGTACGCGACGCAGACCCCGGAGCCGGGCCAGATCCGCGCCGTCCGACCGGCGGCGCTGCGCACCCTGCACGCCGAACGGGTCCACCCGGCCGGCGCGCAGTTGGTGCTGGTCGGCGACGTGCAGCCGGAGAAGGCACTGGACGCCGCCGAGCGGGCGCTCGGCGGTTGGGTCGGCGCCGGACGGGTCGCCGACCTGCCGGCCACCCCACCGCTGGAGCCGGGGCCGCTGCTGCTCGTCGACCGGCCCGGCTCGGTGCAGTCGTCGCTGCGGATCGCGCTCCCGGCGGTGTCCCGCACCGACCCGGACCACGCGCCGCTGCAACTGGCCAACCTGATCTTCGGCGGCTACTTCTCCTCCCGCTGGGTGGAGAACATCCGCGAGGACAAGGGCTACACGTACGGCCCGCACTCCGGCATCGAGCACTCCGTCGCCGGGTCGGTGCTGGTCGCCTCCGCCGAGGTGGCCACCGAGGTCACCGGCCCGGCCCTGCTGGAGACCACGTACGAGTTGGGTCGGTTGGCGTCACTGCCGCCCAAGCCCGAGGAGTTGGAGCAGGCCCGGCAGTACGCCCTGGGCACCCTCCAGCTCGGCATGTCCACGCAGGCCGGGTTGGCGGCGCTGACCAGCGCGTACGCGGGCAACGGGCTGCGCCTGGACTTCCTCGCCGAGTACGCGGCGAGGTTGGCGAAGGCGAGCATCGACGACGTCGCGCGGGTGGCCGCCCGGTACCTGGCCCCGACCCGGGCGGCGGTGGTGGTGCTCGGTGACGCGGAGCGGGTGACCCCGGGGCTGGCCGCGCTGACCACTGTCCACACCGAGCCAGCAGCGTGAGCGAGCGACCGATCGGGCCCGGCAGCGGAGCGCCGGCGTGAGTGGGGAGGCGGCCCCGCCGTTGGCGCGGTCCACGCTGGATCGGGCGGCACACCGGCGGGGTGACGCGCAGTGGCTGACCGAGGCGTGGCTGCGTGCCCGGGTGTTGCTGCTCGACTCGACCGACGGCGGTCGGACGTTGGCCCGCACCGACACGTCGCCTCCGACGTTGGTGCTGTTCGGTGCGTCCGACGCGCCGGCCGGTTCCGAGTCGACGGCGATGTTCCTCGGTGTCGAGCCGGACGGGGTTCCGGTCTTCGCCCTCGACGCGCCACTGCCGGCGGTACCGGGGACCCGGAAGGTCAACCTGCGCGAGGTGGGTCACCTGCTGGCCGACCGCGAGGCGGGCATCTTCACCACCGCGTTGGCGCTGCTCAACTGGCACACCCGGCACGGCTACTCGGCGAGCACCGGTGCGCCGACCGCGATGGACGAGGCCGGTTGGTCGCGGGTGGACCGCAACGGCGGGCGGATCTGGCCGCGTACCGACCCGGCGATGATCGTCCTGGTGCACGACGACGTGACCGGCCCGGACGGGCGTTGTCTGCTCGGCAACAACGCCAGTTGGCCGGGCACTCCCGGCGGCCGGCGTTACTCCTGCCTGGCCGGTTACGTGGAGCCGGGCGAGTCGGCCGAGGCCGCCGTCCTGCGCGAGGTCCGCGAGGAGGTGGGCGTCGGGGTCGGGCGCATCGGGTACGTGGGCAGCCAGGCATGGCCGTTCCCGGGCTCACTGATGCTGGGTTTCCTGGCCACCGCCAACCCGGACGACCCGGTGCGGGTCGATCCGTCCGAGATCGCGTACGCCAGGTGGTTCTCGCGTCGCGAGGTCGGGGCGGCCCTGGCCGGGAAGACGGTCGACGTGGGCGACGGAGCGCAGTTGATCCTGCCGCCGCCGTCGTCCATCGCGTTGTTCCTCATCCACCGCTGGCTGGACGGTTGGGTGGACGCCGACAGGTGAGGCGCGGTCCCGACCCGTGGCCGCCGTTGCCGCGACGGTCACGGGCCGGGAAC
Coding sequences within:
- a CDS encoding ABC transporter ATP-binding protein — its product is MTSTTTTPQSATTAVALSGVTKVYGRGANAVLALDGVSLDVAPGEFVCLVGASGCGKSTLLNLVAGLDRPSGGQITLDGDTNPGLMFQEPALFPWLTVDGNVEVPLKLRRLPRAARRERVAELLRTVHLADFGRKRPHELSGGMRQRVALARTLALDTPVLLMDEPFGALDAMTRDILHDELERIWSERKLSVLFVTHNVREAARLADRIILLSSRPGRIIYSTEVDIPRPRRIDSPEVAAIAAEVTERLRTEVGRHGQ
- a CDS encoding ABC transporter substrate-binding protein, yielding MRRSPLRRMVTLATLTVVGAATLGSTAACGDDDGNGASGSSGPVTLRLGYFPNITHAPAVVGVEKGIFAEKLGANVKLDPKTFNAGPAAIEAVFSGALDATYIGPNPTVNAFSKSKGEAVRVVSGAASGGVALVVKPAINGVPDLKGKKIATPQLGNTQDVAIRYWLKQQGLTTTKEGGGDVKIVPQENAQTIETFNSGAIDGAWVPEPFVSRLVNAGGKVLVDERDLWPDRKFVITNLLVSTKFLKAHPDVVQKLVDGQVAANEFVNSKPEEAQQAISDAIGKITGKPLDLKLIKQAWPTLEFTNDPIATSLKAGLDHAVDVKLTEPVDLDGLYDLKYLNNALKAAGKPEVVQP
- a CDS encoding M16 family metallopeptidase, with amino-acid sequence MARRSRIPATKYPVERFTLDNGLRVVLTPDRSAPVIGVAVVYDVGIRSEPEGRTGFAHLFEHLMFQGSENLEKLAHFRHVQGAGGTFNGSTHLDYTDYFETLPSNALERALFLEADRMRGPRLTEENLRNQVDVVKEEIRVNVLNRPYGGFPWLTLPPVMFDTFPNAHDGYGSFDDLESATVADAADFFRRYYASGNAVLAVSGDIDVAEATELVTRHFGDVPARLAPKRPDFTEPDLTAERRTSYTDALAPLPAVAGAWRVPDPISDFAGYLPYVVLAEVLTDGDASRLVERLVQRDRMVTSLGGYLGFMGDPFDVRDPTALLLQAHLPPGGDVDKVLRTIDEELDRLATDGLTDGELARTQARMATHLLRDTDAVLGRALRMAVLEQQRGEPGLLNELPRLVGEVTEEQVRAAAATLRPERRAAIEVIAGGAR
- a CDS encoding M16 family metallopeptidase encodes the protein MTGTVAAAPRTLPPLGPTRKLKVPKQAERTLRNGLTVIAVRRPAVPLVEMRLWVPFGRVHLARGAMLSQTMLSGTESMTSVQLAAELQKVGGGLSAGVDPDRLMLSGAGLVTGLDRMLELLADVLTSANYPSDEVATERDRLVDRIQVAQSQPAHLAREALLKRIYGRHPYATQTPEPGQIRAVRPAALRTLHAERVHPAGAQLVLVGDVQPEKALDAAERALGGWVGAGRVADLPATPPLEPGPLLLVDRPGSVQSSLRIALPAVSRTDPDHAPLQLANLIFGGYFSSRWVENIREDKGYTYGPHSGIEHSVAGSVLVASAEVATEVTGPALLETTYELGRLASLPPKPEELEQARQYALGTLQLGMSTQAGLAALTSAYAGNGLRLDFLAEYAARLAKASIDDVARVAARYLAPTRAAVVVLGDAERVTPGLAALTTVHTEPAA
- the nudC gene encoding NAD(+) diphosphatase encodes the protein MSGEAAPPLARSTLDRAAHRRGDAQWLTEAWLRARVLLLDSTDGGRTLARTDTSPPTLVLFGASDAPAGSESTAMFLGVEPDGVPVFALDAPLPAVPGTRKVNLREVGHLLADREAGIFTTALALLNWHTRHGYSASTGAPTAMDEAGWSRVDRNGGRIWPRTDPAMIVLVHDDVTGPDGRCLLGNNASWPGTPGGRRYSCLAGYVEPGESAEAAVLREVREEVGVGVGRIGYVGSQAWPFPGSLMLGFLATANPDDPVRVDPSEIAYARWFSRREVGAALAGKTVDVGDGAQLILPPPSSIALFLIHRWLDGWVDADR